From one Ursus arctos isolate Adak ecotype North America unplaced genomic scaffold, UrsArc2.0 scaffold_26, whole genome shotgun sequence genomic stretch:
- the COPZ1 gene encoding coatomer subunit zeta-1 yields the protein MEALILEPSLYTVKAILILDNDGDRLFAKYYDDTYPSVKEQKAFEKNIFNKTHRTDSEIALLEGLTVVYKSSIDLYFYVIGSSYENELMLMAVLNCLFDSLSQMLRKNVEKRALLENMEGLFLAVDEIVDGGVILESDPQQVVHRVALRGEDVPLTEQTVSQVLQSAKEQIKWSLLR from the exons ATGGAGGCGCTGATTTTG GAACCCTCCCTGTATACTGTCAAAGCCATCCTGATTCTGGACAATGATGGAGATCGACTTTTTGCCAAG TACTATGACGACACCTACCCCAGCGTCAAGGAGCAAAAGGCCTTTGAGAAGAACATTTTCAACAAGACCCATCGGACTGACA gtgaAATTGCCCTCTTGGAAGGCCTGACAGTGGTATACAAAAGCAGTATCGATCTCTATTTCTATGTGATTGGCAGCTCCTATGAAAATGAG CTGATGCTCATGGCTGTTCTGAATTGCCTCTTTGACTCATTGAGCCAGATGCTGAG GAAAAATGTAGAAAAGCGAGCTCTCCTGGAGAACATGGAGGGACTCTTCTTGGCTGTGGATGAAATCGTAGACGGAGG GGTGATCCTAGAGAGTGATCCCCAGCAAGTGGTACACCGGGTGGCATTAAGG GGCGAAGATGTCCCCCTTACGGAGCAGACCGTGTCTCAG GTGCTGCAGTCAGCCAAAGAACAGATCAAGTGGTCACTCCTTCGGTGA